One Nicotiana sylvestris chromosome 12, ASM39365v2, whole genome shotgun sequence genomic window carries:
- the LOC104244899 gene encoding uncharacterized protein, with amino-acid sequence MSSTQVMDPLQQPPPMVLNPKPYSDHRDHGLVGPVIGVLVAIAFLGAIAVMIGKICSGRGIMGRGYYDIEGWVETKCGSCIDGRVDPPCPQVTGSPPVVAESGGSGTVSPVPEEEVESREEEASDQQSTTNMHEHIQS; translated from the exons ATGTCCTCCACACAAGTTATGGATCCTCTACAGCAACCACCACCAATGGTTTTGAACCCGAAACCTTATTCGGATCATCGAGATCACGGGTTGGTTGGACCAGTGATCGGTGTATTAGTAGCGATAGCTTTTCTAGGAGCAATTGCTGTGATGATAGGTAAGATATGTTCGGGTCGTGGGATAATGGGTCGTGGTTACTATGACATTGAAGGATGGGTTGAGACCAAGTGCGGGTCTTGTATTGATGGACGGGTTGACCCGCCATGTCCCCAGGTGACTGGTTCACCGCCGGTGGTGGCGGAGAGCGGTGGGTCTGGCACTGTTTCCCCTGTGCCGGAGGAGGAGGTGGAATCAAGAGAAGAAGAGGCGTCTGATCAACAAAGTACTACTAATATGCATGAGCATATACAAAG CTGA